A section of the Streptomyces xinghaiensis S187 genome encodes:
- a CDS encoding ATP-binding protein: MLTGTTISGEEPPRGAGSPVAEAVAPDGETGERPAPAPQFSAQLASSPRGARLARRLAVRRMEDWGYPPESDVSCAVALVVGELAANAVRHGRVPGRDFALRLGLDGAAGLVRIEVADAASGKRPPAAPPPSCPEGESGRGLLLVDILAVRWGCEPRHPVGKTVWAEVSTDAVAGAHAVPATCPPPAVAARRRSPGQASV; the protein is encoded by the coding sequence GTGCTGACAGGAACGACCATTTCGGGTGAAGAACCTCCTCGGGGCGCCGGATCCCCGGTGGCGGAGGCCGTCGCGCCCGACGGCGAGACCGGCGAACGCCCTGCACCCGCACCGCAGTTCTCTGCACAGCTCGCCTCGTCCCCCCGAGGCGCGCGGCTCGCCCGGCGTCTCGCCGTGCGGCGCATGGAGGACTGGGGGTACCCGCCGGAGTCCGACGTGTCCTGCGCGGTCGCGCTCGTCGTCGGGGAACTCGCCGCCAACGCCGTGCGGCACGGCCGCGTACCGGGACGGGACTTCGCCCTCCGGCTCGGCCTGGACGGCGCGGCGGGCCTGGTCCGGATCGAGGTCGCGGACGCGGCCTCCGGGAAGCGGCCGCCCGCCGCCCCGCCCCCGTCGTGTCCCGAGGGCGAGTCCGGCCGCGGTCTGCTCCTGGTGGACATCCTGGCCGTGCGCTGGGGCTGCGAGCCCCGTCACCCGGTGGGCAAGACGGTCTGGGCGGAGGTGTCGACGGACGCCGTGGCCGGCGCCCACGCGGTGCCCGCGACGTGCCCCCCGCCCGCCGTTGCCGCTCGTAGGCGCTCTCCGGGACAGGCTTCCGTGTAA
- a CDS encoding helix-turn-helix domain-containing protein, which produces MAALFGARVRRLRTAAGLTQAELGRRTHVVSTRITQIERASGAKPTLELARALDAVLGADNLLVDLWPYVHREAFPDWSRKFMAHAERAVAIREYAAHVVPGMLQTEAYARAVLSVGRTLGSHEQLEERVTARMARQSRFGTPDRPRMWVVLDEAVLRRPVGGQVVMRGQLERLLEVGAEPHITVQVLPFDQGEHDVMGGSLTVLTMPDGSEVAYTEGAHYGQLIEEPSEVKGFVLTYDRLRAAALPPLMSLDMIRSVMEGNHRGAKVPSRSEKRRLAQEQLQQSGGRQLRGGGRRLPRPRPRP; this is translated from the coding sequence ATGGCGGCGCTGTTCGGTGCACGGGTGCGCAGACTGCGCACGGCGGCCGGCCTGACCCAGGCGGAACTCGGCCGGAGAACGCACGTGGTGAGCACCCGGATCACGCAGATCGAACGGGCTTCCGGGGCGAAACCGACGCTGGAGCTCGCGCGGGCGCTCGATGCGGTCCTCGGTGCGGACAACCTGCTGGTCGACCTGTGGCCGTATGTGCATCGGGAGGCTTTCCCGGACTGGTCGCGGAAGTTCATGGCGCACGCGGAGCGGGCGGTGGCCATCCGCGAGTACGCGGCTCATGTGGTGCCGGGCATGCTGCAGACCGAGGCTTACGCACGGGCCGTCCTGAGCGTCGGTCGAACACTCGGCAGCCACGAGCAGTTGGAAGAGCGTGTCACGGCTCGTATGGCACGGCAGTCACGCTTCGGAACCCCGGATCGGCCGAGGATGTGGGTCGTTCTCGATGAGGCTGTGTTGAGGCGTCCGGTCGGCGGCCAGGTTGTGATGCGCGGCCAGTTGGAGCGCCTTCTTGAGGTCGGCGCGGAGCCACATATCACCGTGCAGGTACTGCCGTTCGACCAGGGCGAGCACGACGTCATGGGCGGTTCGCTCACCGTACTCACCATGCCGGACGGCTCGGAAGTCGCCTATACGGAGGGCGCGCACTACGGCCAACTCATCGAGGAGCCGAGCGAGGTCAAGGGTTTCGTACTGACCTACGATCGGCTGCGGGCGGCAGCTCTGCCCCCGCTCATGTCGCTCGACATGATCCGATCCGTGATGGAGGGCAACCACCGTGGAGCGAAAGTCCCATCCCGATCCGAAAAGCGCCGCCTGGCGCAAGAGCAGCTACAGCAATCAGGAGGGCGGCAACTGCGTGGAGGTGGCCGACGGCTTCCCCGGCCTCGTCCCCGTCCGTGA
- a CDS encoding DUF397 domain-containing protein — protein sequence MADGFPGLVPVRDSKTPHGPALTFEASSWAAFIAELKSERHRV from the coding sequence GTGGCCGACGGCTTCCCCGGCCTCGTCCCCGTCCGTGACAGCAAGACCCCACACGGCCCCGCCCTGACCTTCGAAGCCAGCTCCTGGGCAGCGTTCATAGCCGAGTTGAAGTCAGAGCGGCACCGGGTCTGA
- a CDS encoding DUF397 domain-containing protein, whose translation MERKSRPDPNGADWRKSSYSNQAGGNCVEVADGFPGLVPVRDSKTPHGPALTFEASSWTAFITELKSGRHRL comes from the coding sequence GTGGAGCGAAAGTCCCGTCCCGATCCGAACGGCGCCGACTGGCGCAAGAGCAGCTACAGCAATCAGGCGGGCGGCAACTGCGTGGAAGTGGCCGACGGCTTCCCCGGCCTCGTCCCCGTCCGTGACAGCAAGACCCCACACGGCCCCGCCCTGACCTTCGAAGCCAGCTCCTGGACGGCGTTCATAACCGAGTTGAAGTCAGGGCGGCACCGCCTCTGA
- a CDS encoding DUF433 domain-containing protein, protein MVDRFTDGLLTPTETSSYLEIPQSTLKSWLKGQAAGAPLVHQVEPVRTGQPSVPFIAVAEAHVLRSLRSLGLRMSEIREAAAAVRDAFDTPYGLVSKRIATDGVDIFVEHGFGDLRRARDGQAPIQEVVSDYLRYLTWQPDDDFPSSLRLRQYPDSVPVLIDPRFGHGRPVVASNRVPVKAITDLWEAGETVEDIAYDFDMTPEQVDALCHAVVRLAA, encoded by the coding sequence ATGGTCGACCGGTTCACGGACGGACTCCTGACGCCCACGGAAACGTCCTCCTACCTTGAGATCCCGCAGTCGACCCTCAAGTCGTGGCTCAAGGGCCAGGCCGCCGGAGCGCCCCTCGTCCACCAGGTGGAACCCGTACGGACGGGGCAGCCATCGGTACCGTTCATCGCCGTCGCCGAGGCACACGTACTCCGTTCTCTGCGCTCCCTGGGCCTGCGGATGAGCGAGATCAGGGAAGCCGCAGCCGCCGTGCGAGATGCCTTCGACACTCCTTACGGCCTTGTTTCGAAGCGGATCGCCACGGATGGCGTGGACATCTTCGTGGAGCACGGATTCGGGGATCTTCGCCGGGCCAGAGATGGTCAAGCACCGATCCAGGAGGTGGTCTCCGACTACCTTCGCTATCTGACCTGGCAGCCGGACGACGACTTCCCCTCCAGTCTGCGGCTGAGGCAGTACCCGGACTCCGTGCCGGTCCTGATCGATCCCCGGTTCGGGCACGGCCGCCCCGTCGTGGCCTCCAACCGCGTCCCGGTGAAGGCCATCACCGATCTCTGGGAGGCCGGGGAGACCGTCGAGGACATCGCATACGACTTCGACATGACGCCGGAACAGGTCGACGCCCTGTGCCATGCAGTGGTGCGCCTTGCCGCCTGA
- a CDS encoding aldo/keto reductase yields MQYRTLGRTGIKVSPYGLGALMFATSFGNPDPGDSARIIHKALDAGINLIDTADAYGDSEEVVGKALQGRRDGVVLATKVSRPMGDDPNHQGASRRWIMTAVENSLRRLRTDHIDLYQIQRPDPTTDIEETLSALTDLIRSGKVRAIGTSTMPASGILDAQWVAERRGLARFHTEQPPYSLLDRGIEREVLPVAQRHGVGTLVWGPLGQGLLTGRVRKGGPNELRRAGLFRHMSDERRVDAVERFTSLAEEASLPLTHLAMAFAIAHPGVTSALVGPRTMNHLDDLLAGLDVTLTDDLLDRIDEIVPPGTDVGPLDQAYVPPALQQPGLRRRPAGERGAA; encoded by the coding sequence ATGCAGTACCGCACACTCGGGCGAACCGGTATCAAGGTCAGCCCTTACGGGCTCGGCGCACTGATGTTCGCCACGTCCTTCGGCAACCCCGACCCCGGCGACTCGGCGCGCATCATCCACAAGGCGCTGGACGCGGGTATCAACCTCATCGACACCGCCGACGCCTACGGCGACTCGGAGGAGGTCGTCGGCAAGGCACTGCAGGGCCGGCGGGACGGTGTCGTCCTCGCCACCAAGGTGAGCCGGCCGATGGGGGACGACCCCAATCACCAGGGGGCCTCACGGCGCTGGATCATGACCGCGGTCGAGAACTCGCTGCGCCGTCTGCGGACCGACCACATCGACCTCTACCAGATCCAGCGGCCGGACCCCACCACGGACATCGAGGAGACGCTCTCCGCGCTCACCGACCTGATCCGCAGCGGAAAGGTCCGGGCGATCGGGACGTCCACAATGCCGGCGTCCGGCATCCTGGACGCCCAGTGGGTCGCCGAGCGGCGCGGTCTGGCGCGCTTCCACACGGAGCAGCCGCCGTACTCGCTGCTCGACCGCGGTATCGAACGCGAGGTGCTGCCGGTCGCCCAGCGCCACGGCGTGGGGACGCTGGTGTGGGGCCCGCTCGGGCAGGGCCTGCTCACGGGGCGCGTCCGCAAGGGCGGGCCGAACGAACTCCGCCGCGCCGGCCTCTTCCGGCACATGTCCGACGAGCGCCGTGTCGACGCCGTCGAGCGGTTCACCTCCCTCGCCGAGGAGGCCAGCCTGCCGCTCACCCACCTCGCCATGGCCTTCGCCATCGCCCATCCCGGCGTGACGAGCGCGCTCGTCGGACCGCGCACGATGAACCATCTCGACGACCTGCTCGCCGGCCTCGACGTGACGCTCACCGACGACCTCCTCGACCGGATCGACGAGATCGTCCCGCCGGGCACCGATGTCGGCCCGCTCGACCAGGCCTACGTGCCGCCGGCCCTCCAGCAGCCGGGCCTCCGCCGCCGGCCCGCCGGCGAACGCGGCGCTGCCTGA
- a CDS encoding helix-turn-helix transcriptional regulator, with the protein MDRTELADFLRHCRARLAPADVGLPQGARRRTPGLRREEVAQLAGMSTDHYTRLEQARGSRPSRQMLAAVARALRLTGDERDHLFHLAGEEPSRHRPVTEHVRPGLLLVLDRLTDTPAQVVSDRGDVLAQNAMARALHGDVSARPAAERNIVWRYFTDPSARELFPAEDRDRAGRAAVADLRATLARRPDDARLAGLVRRLRARSEEFSALWDAHHVAVRRTDVKRFLHPVVGLLELDCEVLLSPEHDQRLIVYTARPGSRSQERLELLRVVGLQDLNQGSVAGGGSGLPA; encoded by the coding sequence GTGGACAGAACCGAACTGGCCGACTTCCTGCGCCACTGCCGTGCCCGGCTCGCCCCTGCCGACGTGGGCCTGCCGCAGGGCGCGCGGCGCCGCACACCGGGGCTGCGCCGCGAGGAGGTGGCGCAGCTGGCGGGTATGTCCACCGATCACTACACGCGGCTGGAGCAGGCCAGGGGCTCACGCCCGTCCCGCCAGATGCTCGCCGCCGTCGCCCGCGCGCTGCGGTTGACCGGCGACGAACGCGACCACCTCTTCCACCTAGCCGGCGAGGAGCCCTCGCGCCACCGGCCGGTCACCGAGCACGTCCGCCCCGGCCTGCTGCTCGTCCTCGACCGGCTGACGGACACGCCCGCCCAGGTGGTGAGCGACCGCGGCGACGTCCTCGCGCAGAACGCGATGGCCAGGGCGCTCCACGGTGACGTCTCCGCCCGCCCGGCAGCGGAACGCAACATCGTCTGGCGCTACTTCACGGACCCGTCCGCGCGGGAGCTCTTCCCGGCCGAGGACCGCGACCGTGCCGGTCGCGCGGCGGTGGCGGACCTGCGCGCCACCCTGGCCCGCCGCCCGGACGACGCCCGGCTGGCCGGGCTCGTACGCCGACTCCGTGCCCGCAGCGAGGAGTTCTCGGCGCTGTGGGACGCCCACCACGTCGCCGTGCGCCGCACCGACGTCAAGCGCTTCCTGCACCCGGTCGTCGGCTTGCTGGAGCTGGACTGCGAGGTCCTGCTGAGTCCGGAGCACGACCAACGGCTGATCGTCTACACCGCCCGTCCGGGCAGCAGGTCCCAGGAACGGCTCGAACTGCTGCGCGTGGTCGGCCTTCAGGACCTCAACCAGGGCTCCGTGGCGGGCGGGGGCAGCGGCCTGCCCGCCTAG
- a CDS encoding DUF4333 domain-containing protein: protein MTASRLSAVPLLLSAVAAGVLLTSCSASASVETGKSAPELSAEKLAATVAEKLAATTGQPEPRVDCPENLAGKVGTTTRCMLTADDGSTLGVSVKVTSVEGDQINFDIKADDTASPATN, encoded by the coding sequence ATGACCGCAAGCCGGTTGTCCGCAGTGCCGTTGCTCCTCTCCGCCGTGGCCGCCGGCGTGCTGCTCACCAGCTGCTCGGCCTCGGCCTCGGTCGAGACCGGCAAATCGGCACCGGAACTGTCCGCGGAGAAACTGGCTGCCACGGTCGCAGAGAAGCTCGCCGCGACGACCGGCCAGCCGGAGCCGCGTGTCGACTGTCCCGAAAACCTGGCCGGAAAGGTCGGCACAACCACTCGGTGCATGCTCACAGCGGACGACGGCAGCACCCTGGGGGTATCGGTCAAGGTGACCTCGGTCGAAGGAGACCAGATCAACTTCGACATCAAGGCCGATGACACGGCGTCCCCGGCCACGAACTGA
- a CDS encoding MTH1187 family thiamine-binding protein, whose amino-acid sequence MIVAFSVTPIGSGEDVGEDVAEAVRVVRESGLPNRTDAMFTSVEGEWDEVMDVVKRAVQAVEARAGRVSLVLKADIREGVTNGLTSKVETVERLLAED is encoded by the coding sequence ATGATCGTCGCGTTCTCCGTGACGCCGATCGGATCCGGCGAGGACGTCGGCGAGGACGTGGCCGAGGCCGTACGCGTCGTACGGGAGAGCGGCCTGCCGAACCGCACCGACGCGATGTTCACCAGCGTCGAAGGTGAGTGGGATGAAGTGATGGACGTGGTGAAGCGCGCCGTCCAGGCGGTCGAGGCCCGCGCGGGCCGCGTCAGCCTCGTCCTCAAGGCCGACATCCGCGAGGGCGTCACGAACGGCCTCACCAGCAAGGTCGAAACGGTGGAACGCCTCCTCGCCGAGGACTGA
- a CDS encoding class I SAM-dependent methyltransferase, whose translation MHARRAAPDDWPEPEDSDDLDAFRHGQDTIREIEASGVGDVTGRTLLHLRCRSGLDTLSWARQGARHVVGLDSSEAAVEAARELAADLGLGPDRAAFVTAPLYDAAQAVPDPAYDIVHTGAGTLSRLPDLRRWAETAAALVAPGGFLHLTEFHPLTGVLDDEMGARIVRDHFSRDPFDDTPDSHPDFDTQAVRHPMGEVVTAVAEAGLRVDFLHEHDITRFQRFGSLEPRRPGPRRPADRPLVPLLYSLRATRL comes from the coding sequence ATGCATGCGAGACGCGCCGCCCCCGACGACTGGCCCGAGCCGGAGGACTCCGACGACCTCGACGCCTTCCGGCACGGACAGGACACGATCCGCGAGATCGAGGCGTCCGGGGTGGGGGACGTCACCGGCAGAACGCTGCTGCACCTGCGCTGCCGCAGCGGCCTGGACACGCTCTCCTGGGCGCGGCAGGGAGCCCGGCACGTCGTCGGCCTCGACAGCTCCGAGGCCGCCGTGGAGGCCGCCCGGGAACTCGCCGCCGACCTGGGCCTCGGCCCGGACCGCGCCGCCTTCGTCACCGCCCCCCTCTACGACGCGGCGCAGGCCGTGCCGGACCCCGCGTACGACATCGTCCACACCGGCGCCGGAACCCTCTCCCGCCTCCCCGACCTGCGGCGCTGGGCCGAGACCGCGGCGGCCCTGGTCGCCCCGGGCGGCTTCCTCCACCTCACCGAGTTCCACCCGCTCACCGGCGTCCTCGACGACGAGATGGGCGCCCGGATAGTACGCGACCACTTCAGCCGCGACCCGTTCGACGACACACCGGACAGCCACCCGGACTTCGACACCCAGGCCGTCCGCCACCCGATGGGCGAGGTCGTCACCGCCGTCGCCGAGGCGGGCCTGCGCGTCGACTTCCTCCACGAGCACGACATCACCCGCTTCCAGCGCTTCGGCTCCCTGGAACCCCGCCGACCCGGCCCCCGCCGCCCCGCCGACCGCCCCCTCGTCCCCCTGCTCTACTCACTCCGCGCCACCCGGCTGTGA
- a CDS encoding S9 family peptidase, whose amino-acid sequence MTDETSARSSALPASAATGAAAPSGPGVPDWELRFRAPRVGLPEWAEDAPDRSLFVSNATGVFELYAWDRSTGAQRQVTDRPNGTTDGVLSPDGRWIWWFRDTDGDEFGVWMRQPFEGGEDAPAVPGLDPSYPAGLALGRDGTAVVGRSVDESADGEGEGGSSLHVVRPGGEPVEIYRHPESAGVGDLSYDSSLIAIEHTEHGDAMHSAIRVVTLDGKTVAELDDTKGGSEELGLMVMGFAPVAGDSRLLVGHQRGGRWEPMIWDPVSGEETALAIDLPGDIGAGWSPDGSALLVEHSHQARGELWWYDLAGRELSRIDTPAGTVSGATARPDGTVEFLWSSAAQPPEIRSTTGRVVLDPPGAKAPGSVPVTDAWVEGPGGRVHALVQKPAGEGPYPCVFDIHGGPTWHDSDAFASGTAAWVDHGFAVVRVNYRGSTGYGREWTDALKHRVGLIELEDIAAVREWAVESGLADPERLVLSGGSWGGYLTLLGLGTQPESWSLGLAAVPVADYVTAYHDEMEALKAMDRTLLGGTPEEVPERFEASSPLTYVDAVRVPVYISAGVNDPRCPIRQVENYVRRLEQRGVPHEVYRYDAGHGSLVVEERIKQLRMEIDFVRRHLGV is encoded by the coding sequence ATGACCGACGAGACCTCTGCCCGCTCCTCCGCCCTGCCCGCGTCCGCCGCCACCGGGGCCGCCGCGCCCTCCGGGCCCGGTGTGCCCGACTGGGAGCTGCGGTTCCGGGCCCCGCGGGTCGGCCTCCCCGAGTGGGCGGAGGACGCCCCGGACCGCTCGCTGTTCGTCTCGAACGCCACGGGCGTCTTCGAGCTGTACGCCTGGGACCGCTCGACGGGCGCGCAGCGCCAGGTCACGGACCGGCCGAACGGCACGACGGACGGCGTGCTGAGCCCGGACGGCCGGTGGATCTGGTGGTTCCGCGACACGGACGGGGACGAGTTCGGCGTCTGGATGCGGCAGCCGTTCGAGGGCGGGGAGGACGCACCGGCGGTGCCCGGCCTCGACCCCTCGTACCCGGCGGGGCTGGCCCTGGGCCGGGACGGCACGGCGGTCGTCGGCCGGTCGGTGGACGAGTCCGCGGACGGCGAGGGGGAGGGGGGTTCGTCCCTTCACGTGGTGCGGCCCGGCGGTGAGCCGGTGGAGATCTACCGGCATCCGGAGTCCGCGGGGGTGGGCGATCTGTCGTACGACAGCTCCCTGATCGCCATTGAGCACACCGAGCACGGCGACGCCATGCACTCGGCTATCCGCGTCGTCACGCTCGACGGCAAGACGGTCGCCGAGCTGGACGACACCAAGGGCGGCTCCGAGGAGCTCGGGCTGATGGTGATGGGCTTCGCGCCGGTGGCCGGCGACTCCCGGCTGCTGGTCGGGCACCAGCGCGGCGGGCGCTGGGAGCCGATGATCTGGGACCCGGTCTCCGGCGAGGAGACCGCCCTCGCCATCGACCTTCCCGGGGACATCGGCGCGGGTTGGTCCCCCGACGGCTCGGCCCTGCTGGTCGAACACAGCCATCAGGCCCGCGGCGAGCTGTGGTGGTACGACCTCGCCGGCCGCGAGCTGTCCCGGATCGACACGCCCGCCGGTACGGTCTCCGGCGCGACGGCGCGGCCGGACGGCACCGTGGAGTTCCTGTGGTCCTCGGCGGCGCAGCCGCCCGAGATCCGCTCGACCACGGGCCGGGTCGTCCTCGATCCGCCGGGAGCGAAGGCGCCGGGCTCGGTGCCGGTCACCGACGCCTGGGTGGAGGGGCCGGGCGGCCGGGTGCACGCGCTGGTGCAGAAGCCGGCCGGCGAGGGGCCTTATCCCTGCGTCTTCGACATCCACGGTGGGCCCACCTGGCACGACAGCGACGCCTTCGCCTCCGGCACGGCCGCCTGGGTCGACCACGGCTTCGCCGTCGTCCGCGTCAACTACCGCGGTTCCACCGGCTACGGCCGGGAGTGGACCGACGCTCTCAAGCACCGCGTCGGGCTGATCGAGCTGGAGGACATCGCGGCCGTCCGGGAGTGGGCCGTGGAGTCGGGGCTCGCCGACCCGGAGCGGCTGGTGCTGTCCGGCGGTTCCTGGGGCGGCTATCTGACCCTGCTCGGTCTGGGCACCCAGCCGGAGTCGTGGTCGCTGGGGCTGGCGGCGGTGCCGGTCGCGGACTACGTCACGGCGTACCACGACGAGATGGAGGCCCTCAAGGCGATGGACCGGACGCTCCTCGGCGGGACGCCGGAGGAGGTCCCGGAGCGGTTCGAGGCCTCCTCGCCGCTGACCTACGTCGACGCGGTGCGGGTCCCGGTCTACATCTCGGCCGGGGTGAACGACCCGCGCTGCCCGATACGCCAGGTGGAGAACTACGTCCGCCGCCTGGAACAGCGCGGCGTGCCGCACGAGGTCTACCGCTACGACGCCGGGCACGGATCGCTCGTGGTGGAGGAGCGGATCAAGCAGCTGCGGATGGAGATCGACTTCGTGCGGCGGCACCTGGGGGTGTGA
- a CDS encoding SURF1 family protein, which translates to MYRFLLTPRWWGINVFAALAIPFCLFMGSWQLGRFEARADSHREQQQSAESTARQTAEPLAELLPVTQRTTGRIAEATGTYGTQLLVPERRLDGRDGFYVLTLLRTGDGPALPVVRGWLPGDANTADAPAPPEGEVRVVGALQAPENRRSEGARAGGLPEGQIGIISAAALVNVVPDDVHNAWITLTEGSDGLRPVPPAVAQNTGLDLKAFQNLGYTGEWFVFAGFVLFMWFRLFRREVETQRDLALGLVPAAAGGPATALAPSAGTVPAGEAAPSAGTAGTAVSEEPTETAAPDNSASADEPALPPPAGTATGRSGGGRTGAEA; encoded by the coding sequence GTGTACCGGTTTCTGCTGACTCCCCGATGGTGGGGGATCAATGTCTTCGCCGCACTCGCCATTCCCTTCTGCCTCTTCATGGGCAGCTGGCAGCTCGGCCGGTTCGAGGCGCGCGCCGACTCGCACCGGGAGCAGCAGCAGAGCGCGGAGTCCACGGCGCGGCAGACCGCCGAGCCGCTGGCCGAGCTGCTGCCGGTCACCCAGCGGACCACCGGCCGGATCGCCGAGGCGACCGGCACCTACGGCACCCAACTGCTCGTCCCGGAACGCCGGCTGGACGGCCGGGACGGCTTCTACGTCCTGACCCTGCTGCGTACCGGTGACGGTCCCGCCCTGCCGGTCGTCCGGGGCTGGCTGCCCGGCGACGCGAACACCGCGGACGCACCGGCGCCGCCGGAGGGCGAGGTCAGGGTCGTCGGCGCGCTCCAGGCCCCGGAGAACCGGAGGTCCGAGGGAGCGCGCGCCGGCGGCCTGCCCGAGGGGCAGATCGGCATCATCAGCGCCGCCGCGCTCGTCAATGTGGTGCCGGACGACGTGCACAACGCCTGGATCACCCTGACCGAGGGCAGCGACGGGCTGCGCCCGGTGCCCCCGGCCGTCGCCCAGAACACCGGGCTCGACCTCAAGGCGTTCCAGAACCTCGGCTACACCGGTGAGTGGTTCGTCTTCGCCGGCTTCGTGCTCTTCATGTGGTTCCGCCTGTTCCGCCGCGAGGTGGAGACCCAGCGCGACCTGGCCCTCGGCCTGGTCCCGGCCGCGGCGGGCGGCCCGGCCACCGCACTCGCTCCGTCCGCCGGAACGGTGCCGGCCGGAGAAGCCGCGCCCTCCGCCGGGACGGCCGGGACGGCCGTGTCGGAGGAGCCCACGGAGACCGCCGCCCCGGACAATTCCGCGTCTGCGGACGAACCCGCGCTTCCGCCACCGGCGGGGACGGCCACCGGCCGGAGCGGCGGCGGGCGCACCGGAGCGGAAGCCTGA
- a CDS encoding aspartate-semialdehyde dehydrogenase — MSAAGTGTGTGAGGGAGRKPTLAVVGATGAVGTVMLGILSERKDVWGEIRLIASPRSAGKKLTVRGEEVEVVALSEEAFEGVDVAMFDVPDEVSAQWAPVAAAKGAVAVDNSGAFRMDPDVPLVVPEVNPHAARIRPRGIISNPNCTTLSMIVAMGALHAEFGLSELIVSSYQAVSGSGKEGVDTLREQIGKIAGTELGTQPGDVRRVVGDLGPYPAPIAFNVVPFAGSLKEDGWTSEELKVRNESRKILGLPDLRVTATCVRVPVVTTHSLTVHARFENEVTVAQAHEILAAAPGVVLYDNPAAGEFPTPADVVGTDPTWVGRVRRSMDDPHALELFVCGDNLRKGAALNTAQIAEVVAAELTAAV, encoded by the coding sequence ATGAGCGCCGCCGGCACAGGAACCGGCACAGGCGCCGGCGGCGGGGCCGGCCGCAAGCCGACCCTCGCCGTCGTCGGGGCGACCGGTGCCGTGGGCACGGTCATGCTCGGCATCCTCTCCGAGCGCAAGGACGTCTGGGGCGAGATCCGGCTGATCGCCTCGCCGCGCTCGGCGGGGAAGAAGCTCACCGTGCGCGGTGAGGAGGTCGAGGTCGTCGCGCTGAGCGAAGAGGCGTTCGAGGGCGTCGACGTCGCGATGTTCGACGTGCCCGACGAGGTGTCCGCGCAGTGGGCGCCGGTCGCCGCCGCCAAGGGCGCGGTCGCCGTCGACAACTCCGGCGCCTTCCGGATGGACCCGGACGTGCCGCTGGTCGTCCCCGAGGTCAACCCGCACGCCGCCCGGATCCGTCCGCGCGGCATCATCTCCAACCCCAACTGCACCACGCTGTCGATGATCGTCGCGATGGGCGCGCTGCACGCCGAGTTCGGCCTCAGCGAGCTGATCGTCTCCTCGTACCAGGCCGTCTCCGGCTCGGGCAAGGAGGGCGTCGACACGCTGCGCGAGCAGATCGGCAAGATCGCGGGGACGGAGCTGGGCACCCAGCCGGGCGACGTCCGCCGCGTGGTCGGCGACCTCGGCCCGTACCCGGCGCCGATCGCCTTCAACGTGGTGCCGTTCGCCGGCTCGCTCAAGGAGGACGGCTGGACGTCTGAGGAGCTGAAGGTCCGCAACGAGTCCCGGAAGATCCTCGGCCTGCCGGATCTGCGGGTCACCGCGACCTGCGTCCGGGTGCCCGTCGTCACCACGCACTCCCTGACCGTCCACGCGCGCTTCGAGAACGAGGTCACCGTCGCCCAGGCGCACGAGATCCTTGCCGCCGCCCCCGGTGTGGTGCTCTACGACAACCCGGCCGCGGGGGAGTTCCCCACCCCGGCCGATGTCGTGGGCACCGACCCGACCTGGGTCGGCCGGGTGCGCCGGTCCATGGACGACCCCCACGCGCTGGAGCTGTTCGTCTGCGGCGACAACCTCCGCAAGGGGGCGGCGCTCAACACCGCCCAGATCGCCGAGGTGGTCGCCGCGGAGCTCACGGCCGCGGTGTGA